TCCGGCCACGGCGGCGGCGCGCCGTGACCGAGCAGCGGCGGCGCCACGGCGTCGGCCAGCGCGAGCGGCGCGAACGACGCGGGGCCGCCAGTGAACCCGTGCAGCAACACGACGGTCACGCGCCGACCTCCGCGTGCAGCAGCGTCGGGCCGCGGCGCTCGAACGCCGCCGCCAGGCTCGCGTCGTCCATCGGCGCGTAGGGCACGCCGAAGGCCCGCGCCGCGGCGGCGAGGTCGACGCGCGGCGGCGTCGTCCACCACCGAGACAGGTCGTCGGGCGCCACGGCCGCCGCGACCGGCAGCTCGTCGAAGATGCGACCGCCGCCGTTGTCGAGCACGACGATCGCGAGCGGCGTGCGCACGTCGCGGGCCGCGGCGAGGCCGCCGATGTCGTGGGCGAAGCTCACGTCGCCGACGAGCAGCAGGGTCGGGCTGTCGCCGGCGGCCGCGGCGCCGGCCGCCCCGGAGATCAGGCCGTCGATGCCGGCGACGCCGCGCTGCGACCACACGTCGGCGTCGGTGTCGCGCGCGCTGCACGCGGCGTCGAGCCACCGGATCGGCAGGCTGTTGCCGGCGCACACGACGCCGGCCGGCGGCAGTGCGCGCACCGCCGTGCGCACCGCATCGGCGGCGGGACCGGGGGCGAGCGCACCGGCCCGCCACGCGGTCGCCCAGGCGGTCGGCGCGCGCACGCAGCCGATCGCCTCGGCGACGGCCGCGGCGGTGCGGCCGACATCCGCCGCGACGTGCGCCGTCGCGGTTCGCAGCGGGTCCGGTCGTCCCCACGGCGCGATGACCCAGCGCGGCACGTCGGCCCAACGCGTCTGGTACTCGCGCCACGCCGTCGACACGGGCATCGCGCCGAGTTGCAGGATCAACTCCGGGCGCAGCCGTTCGCGCGCGGCCTCCGCCGACAGCAGGGCTGGGAAACCGTCGATGGACACGTCGACGCCGAACTTGAGCTGCGATGCCGCCTCGGCGACGAGCGGATAGCCGGTCGCGCACGCCAGCGCTTCGACCGCCGCCCGCGCGCGCCGCTGCGCCAGCGGCGCCGGCCCGGCGACGATCACCCCGCGCTCGGCCGCGCACGCGTCGGCCAGCGCGCGGACGGCGTCCGCCGGTGGGTCGGCGTGCGGCGCCGCGTAGGTGCGGGGTATCGGCGGGACGACCGCCTGCGAGGCGCGCGTCTCCAGTGGCTTGCGCAACCGGACGTTGAGGTGGACGGGACCGGGGACCGGCGAGCGCGCGGCGGCGACGGCGGTGGCGACCTTGGCGGCGGCCGCGTCGTCGTCCGGGTCCACTGCGACGGCGGCTCGGACGTGTTTGTGGAACAGATCGATCTGGTCGATGGTCTGCGGTGCGCCGCAGCCCTGAAGTTCGGCCGGACGGTCGGCCGTGATCAGTACCAGCGGCGTGTACGAGTAGGCCGCCTCGATCGCCGCCGGGTAGTAGTGCGCCCCGGCGGTGCCCGACGTGCACAGGGCGGCGACCGGCCGCCCGGATCGCTTCGCCATCCCGAGCGCGAAGAACGCGGCGGACCGCTCGTCGATGATCGCCCGGCAGCGCAGGTCGCCGCAGTCGAGCGCCGCCAGCACCAGGGGTGTCGACCGCGACCCGGGACTGACGACCAGATCGCGGACGCCCGCGGCGGCCAGCGCGGCGACGAACCGGCGCGCCATGTCGG
This genomic interval from Deltaproteobacteria bacterium contains the following:
- the menD gene encoding 2-succinyl-5-enolpyruvyl-6-hydroxy-3-cyclohexene-1-carboxylic-acid synthase; this translates as MIAQADMARRFVAALAAAGVRDLVVSPGSRSTPLVLAALDCGDLRCRAIIDERSAAFFALGMAKRSGRPVAALCTSGTAGAHYYPAAIEAAYSYTPLVLITADRPAELQGCGAPQTIDQIDLFHKHVRAAVAVDPDDDAAAAKVATAVAAARSPVPGPVHLNVRLRKPLETRASQAVVPPIPRTYAAPHADPPADAVRALADACAAERGVIVAGPAPLAQRRARAAVEALACATGYPLVAEAASQLKFGVDVSIDGFPALLSAEAARERLRPELILQLGAMPVSTAWREYQTRWADVPRWVIAPWGRPDPLRTATAHVAADVGRTAAAVAEAIGCVRAPTAWATAWRAGALAPGPAADAVRTAVRALPPAGVVCAGNSLPIRWLDAACSARDTDADVWSQRGVAGIDGLISGAAGAAAAGDSPTLLLVGDVSFAHDIGGLAAARDVRTPLAIVVLDNGGGRIFDELPVAAAVAPDDLSRWWTTPPRVDLAAAARAFGVPYAPMDDASLAAAFERRGPTLLHAEVGA